In Malania oleifera isolate guangnan ecotype guangnan chromosome 8, ASM2987363v1, whole genome shotgun sequence, a single window of DNA contains:
- the LOC131161963 gene encoding purine permease 1-like, with product MEITETPKGRTATKKALLLLSCAMLALGNCCGPLIMRLYFLRGGKRIWLSSWLETAGWPIILPALAVVFMQRRRAADGSSAGFFLMKPRLFVASAVVGVLTGLDDYLYAYGMARLPVSTSSLIIATHLAFTAGFAFFLVRQRFTSYSINAVVLLTIGAAVLGIHSSGDRPKNESNKEYYLGFFMTLAAAALYGLVLPAMELSYKKARQAITYSLVLEMQMVIAFFATLFCTIGMLVNHDFQLSLSPWKHMAIKGGLWGQLHRAWD from the coding sequence ATGGAGATCACGGAGACACCAAAAGGGCGCACCGCCACAAAGAAAGCTCTCCTGCTGCTAAGCTGCGCCATGCTGGCGCTCGGCAACTGCTGCGGTCCCCTAATAATGCGGCTCTACTTCCTCCGCGGCGGCAAGCGCATATGGCTCTCCAGCTGGCTCGAAACTGCCGGCTGGCCCATCATCCTTCCCGCCCTCGCCGTCGTCTTCATGCAGCGCCGCCGTGCAGCTGACGGCTCCTCCGCCGGGTTCTTTCTCATGAAACCTCGCTTATTCGTCGCCTCCGCCGTCGTCGGCGTCCTCACCGGCCTCGATGACTACCTGTATGCGTATGGCATGGCGCGTCTTCCGGTGTCCACCTCATCGCTGATCATAGCCACCCACCTGGCCTTCACGGCCGGGTTCGCCTTCTTTCTGGTGAGGCAACGGTTCACCTCGTATTCGATAAACGCCGTCGTTTTGCTGACGATCGGAGCTGCTGTTTTGGGGATCCATTCGAGCGGCGACCGTCCTAAGAACGAGTCGAACAAGGAGTATTATTTGGGGTTCTTTATGACGCTGGCGGCGGCAGCGCTCTATGGGTTGGTTTTGCCCGCGATGGAATTATCGTACAAGAAGGCACGGCAGGCCATTACCTATTCACTGGTGCTGGAGATGCAGATGGTGATCGCTTTCTTTGCTACTCTCTTCTGCACCATAGGCATGCTGGTCAACCATGAttttcagctctctctctctccatggaAACACATGGCAATCAAAGGTGGGTTGTGGGGCCAATTAcacagggcgtgggattag